The sequence CCGAGGCTCAGCCGGTCGTGTTCGCGGCGGAGTCGACTGACCGTCGTCCCGGCCCGGGAGGCCGTCTGGGCCTGTCGTCCACGGGCAGCGCTCTGCGCCGCGGGGGCACTGGTCGTCATGCTGCTTCACCTTCCGTCGTTGATGTGGCCGGCTCCTGGGCCCTCGGTGCGGTGGCCGGCTCCGACGCACTTGCGGCGGGCCGCCGGACGGGGTGTGGTGCGCAGTGGTGCCGGGGTCAGACGGCGCCGGGGGCGTGTGCCGCCGGACCGCGGGGAGCGCTGGGGCGGGTCACCCAGCGGATCGTGTGGACCTGGCCGTCGAGGAGGTCGAACGCCAGGGCGCTGAGGATCGTGCCGTGGCGGTCGCGGAAGACCGCGCCGGGGCCGTGGTGCACCTGCTGCGGCTCCATGGTGACGCCGATACGGACCAGCGCGGGGGCCATCGCGGCCAGCACCCGGGCCACATGATCCGCGCCGACGATGAGCCGCGGCCAGCGCAGAGCCCTGCCGCCGCCCGCCCGCGACACGGCGGCGGCGAGCTGGTCGCAGGCCGCCTCCGAGCACCCCACGACCGATGCGATCTGCGACAGGTCGCACCCGAAGACTTCCCGCAGGACGAAGACCGCCCGCTCGAGCGGGGACAGACGTTCCAGCAGCAGCACGGCCATCGCCGACAGCGACTGGGCCGGCTCCACCGGCTGATCCGGGTCCTGGCCGGCGCCGCTCATCAGCGGCTCGAACGGCCGCGGCCCGGCGTACGTGTCTGGCTGGACGCGGGCCGAGCGCAGCAAACCGGCCGAGATCCGGGTGACCTCGGCCGACAGGAACGCCTTGCCCGGCACGGGCGGCGTGAGGGCGGCCTCGTAACGCAGCCAGGCCTCGTGCACCGCGTCCTCGGCCGCGGCCCGGCTGCCCAGGAACCGATGGGCGATCGAGAACAGCAGGGGCCGCAGCTCCTTGAACTCCTCGTTCCGGCTCACACACGCCCCTCCTCGAATCCAGGCCGCCGCGACGGACACCGCACCACCCGGCGAGGATCCGCTCCGCCGTGCACGCTGCCCCGGCCGCCACTCCCCCGCCCACGCATGCACCGGCCGGCCACGGCTTCGCGCGGCCGCGTGCGGGAGCGAGGCTCGACAGGACGGGAACTCCGGCACGGGCAGACAACGACGCCCGCCCGTCTCCCGGAGGGGGTGCGGGGCGAGCGGGCGCAGCATCGTGCACAACCACCCTAGGATCGGCGCCACATCCCGTCCCGCAGCTACTACGGAACCTTGAGTTCCCTAGTAGCGGAACTCGAGTTCACGCCGCCGCAGCGATGTTCTGCGCGCCCTGCTGCCCGTGCCAAGGCGTTTGGTCTTCACCACGCTCGGCGCGCCGCCGGCGGCCTGTTCGTCCGCGTCCTCAACGCCCCCGTCGACGCGGCGTGGCTCGGCCGTGCGGGAGTCGGCGAAAGACGGCGGGCGGCTTGCGAGGGGAGAGCG comes from Streptomyces sp. DG2A-72 and encodes:
- a CDS encoding sigma factor-like helix-turn-helix DNA-binding protein, which codes for MSRNEEFKELRPLLFSIAHRFLGSRAAAEDAVHEAWLRYEAALTPPVPGKAFLSAEVTRISAGLLRSARVQPDTYAGPRPFEPLMSGAGQDPDQPVEPAQSLSAMAVLLLERLSPLERAVFVLREVFGCDLSQIASVVGCSEAACDQLAAAVSRAGGGRALRWPRLIVGADHVARVLAAMAPALVRIGVTMEPQQVHHGPGAVFRDRHGTILSALAFDLLDGQVHTIRWVTRPSAPRGPAAHAPGAV